Part of the Acropora palmata chromosome 10, jaAcrPala1.3, whole genome shotgun sequence genome, tgatgcaaCCAAAATTGACcctgttttgatagaaacttcTCTGcctttctcatgttaatgattctgttctcatgctaaatAGCAAGAATTTACGTGAGTAAAGCAGTGACGTTTATATCAAAACAATGTTGACATCAGTCTCACTTTCATCTAAAGGCCTGTAAAAACTAAGCATGGTAAAACAGCCTAGTTTGCTCAAACATCTGCATGGATTTCATGTAAGATTAGCATATATTacataaactggagtgctttacgGGGGTTTCCACCACTAAGAAAAACCGTATCACCATGagtgaaaaataatgatgatttttcacgtgtttgagatagccaatcagctgctggcGTGTCACTCGCTTTATTTAGTGCCATGAGTGAATGACAAGgcgttctctttttaaaaTGTGAATTAAGTCAGCTTTTTCCTGTCCGTAAAATGttcatataataaacaaaataatacatggttcttgaagatatggaatttttcttcttgtgttcaactcgatatcacTCAttcactgcgctcacttgtGAGATATCAAGTTGAGCACTCAGAGAGAAATTCCATGTCTCTGCACACCCATGTATTGTTCTCtatttaaatgatttttaacaataatattatttgtaatTATACATCATCCACTTCTAATGAACTACTATAATAGAAATAGGTCATTCAGCTCCTACTCTAGATGCACTGTTAGTTGCTGGTTTACTTTCAGTGGTTGCAATTCATGTTGACTGACCTACTTGGCTTACATCAacataaaaaaagcaaacaacaaaaagaaaaaacatacaCATAAACACGAAATATATTCAGAATACAATCAAGCAAATAGGCCAGAAAACGAAAGCTCATAACAAGACTTCTACTTGTCATGATTTGCATGTTATTCAAAATTAACCATTTGTTTAAATAAGTGTAATTCTAGGCTAATGTTCCTTACTGAGCTTTAAACTTTAAACTTTTCAAGTACGTTACTAGGCACCTGTTTCGGCTGCTTTTCTTTACGACGTATACGCATTAAATTTATCTTGCACGCAAATTTCGAATATTATTCCCTTTACTTACGACTGTACGTCTGTTACAAATGCCCAGGCCCAAACATATCCTCCAATGACTGTTTTCTTAGCATCATTTCCGCAGCAGCCACCtacaaatgcaaaaattaagttgaaGGAAATATGTCGCAAAGATCAGAATGCGGAACATGACAAGTGCGCTTCTGTGAATGCGCGTTATCATCGTACGAATACGTATACGTTGCATCAAATCGTAATCTTCAAAGCAATGCCACTTCTTTCCCTGACATCAAGACCtgattattgttaaatattactAGTTGGGTCGCTGAAAGCAATATCAACCAGTTTTAAAACTTTCACGAGGGCAAATTTAGTCTGATTTAGTTGTTACGAGATCAAAGGCTTGGGGTTGTTAGTCAACTAATACATCGATTGTTGTCACGGACGTTCACAATATTTACGAAAACACCTCATACCTGAGCGAACTAAGGCTTCATTCGGTCCAACTGTATGACAATTCCCCATGAGTGTGTTGAGCCTCAGCGAGTTTTTATTCACTAAGATAATTGCCAAAAGTCAACTTTTGTGGAGGAGTAGGCAAACGCCCTTGAAGTCGCCCCAGTGTTCCtcaagaatgaaaacagatgttttctttctcacGTGACGATGCCTCAAGTGGACAGCAACGCCCTTTCCCAGCCCTCCCTAAATTTCTAacgaaagaaaacattttgtacTTTGTTGTTCATTGCAAATTTCAGGAAAAATTATCcacaaaatgaaggaaaatgtatTCCTGTTCATCCCAAACTTGATTGGTACGGTTTTTTTTATGCCAAGTAAATGCCTTATCGTATTCTGATGTGGAGGCTTTATATTCCAGAATAAATCGAGCTTTCAGAGCCTTGTGAGAGTCTTTCGAGTGTTTTTGATCCGTTTATTCTCGGTCTATAGGTTATGCAAGAATTGTCCTAGCCATTTCATCATTTTACTTCATGCCAACCGATTACGTGTTGACGACCATTACGTACCTGACGAGTGGTTTATTGGATGCATTTGATGGCTATGCCGCCAGGTATTTCAATCAGAGTACGTAACGGGTTTTGTCAATCATATACTTTTTAATAGTTTGTAAAATGGCAAAGGAATAGCATTATGTTCACCGCatttaaaaatttgataatTATTCTGGTGTATTTGAAAACATACACAAATATCATTGTTACTGCTTCATGAATATCATCTGCATGGGTAATTAGATGTTATTACTGTTTTTGACTTTCTCTTATCAGGTACAATGTTTGGAGCAATGCTGGATATGCTAACTGACAGGTAGGGCTACTGAGATAACAGTGTCAAGTTgtcaaaggaaaggaaaagtCAAATATGACTATGACAACCagcgggttttttttttaccaaaagcTTTACCAAACTTCTGGGTTGCACTGGAGTGTGACATTCTCCAGCCCACTATCTCCAAAGCCATTGACATCATCTACTTTTGCTTATAAAACTTGGATTGCACACCATTAGCTTTCTTAACAGGTTTTTGTCTTCTGTAGAATCTATATGTGTATGGCATGCCTAATTTCATCTTCAGAATTTTGCAACATGGTTCAAGTGCAAAATAGGCAAAACCCccggaatttctgggtggggatgtgccgctaggactctggaaccctttccctataccagagctaatttcagctggattttgctaccctatactagagttaACTTCCTAAATCACTCCTGAATTCCgatttttgacagttaataatatccAGTAGTACTTTATGATAGTCATGTATCAACGCTGTTGAAGCtgagtcgtgaaaatttaaactcccCCCACCCCCCGGGGCCAGACCACAGTAACCATGCTTTATTCTCCTTGTaaaaacatatatattttcaataattattctatttTGTTATGATACAAGGTGTCAAGGTCTTCCTTTCCCAAACCCTAGAGCATACATGAGGGACTGTAATTTAACACCATCATTTGCATGTCTCATCATAAATGTACTATATTTGCAgattttgctttatttaaaggttttgttaaaatttcttttcagatgTGTCACCACAGCACTACAAGTAATGTTGGCTCTCTTTTATCCTAACtacacttttgttttccaaattctTATTTGCCTGGATATATCTAGTCACTGGATCCATGTGCAAAGGTAGACTaacaatataataataaataagtacTTGTGACAAAAATATTGCCTGCAAGTTATCGCTATTGAAATGACTTTTAGAAAGTAGGCAACACAGTAGGCCAGAAAGGGAGTGTAATCCTTGTGGGATGTCTACACAAACAGACCtaccaaattaaaaaaaatttaggaCTGTTTATGAGGTTGTATTATGTTTTGCAACCtgattaaaacaataatatggTCTTCAATCACATCTCAGTGGGCAGGactataataacaataattaacaattagactatgagcccgagttttctatgAGCAGATACGAGGCGCAgacgagttgactatcgctcgtagaaaacgagggcgagtagtctaattgttttagtataaatttactcatagtctcattgcataaaaatgtaagtattgtttaggaaaaaatgttttattgtgtttacatcagcaattcaaaggtttcaaacactgcacgtgatgtgcactgaggtgtgaaacaggcatcacgtgttcgaaatagccgattttcattggctattcacaactgtagactatcagcagatagtctatgagtaatatagccaatcagattcacggagtcatgatagactacgagtaaatttattcTGATACACAATTATCATTGTCATTATTGTACAAATACTAGTCTGTCAAAGGGAAACTTGGAGCAGTCATCAAATTTTGATAACAAGGAATAAGTAGGAGAAAGCATACAGGTTCCATACAAAGGAGTTGCAtatttaaattgtttattttaggtggtaatttaattcaaaattttcaatttttattcagTTCGTTATTAAAGGGTGGAGCAAGTCACAAGAAGATTGATTTATCTGGAAACTTCTTTCTCAGAATTTACTACCATTCTAGGGTAATGAATATTCAGTACTTACTTCATTTGTTAAATGGATGCAAATAGTCATAACATCTTATGGTTTATGAACACTAGGAGCTCTATAAACAAAATGTAGTTTGTTTTGTAATGTCATAAGAGGAGAGTCTATTTTTTCCATTAAGGTCATCTCTTGTCAATAAGCAAACTGCTGCACTCAAATAGAAATCCTACAGAGGTTTGAATTgataaaagtttcttttttttcaatttaggtTGTGTTGTTCCTCATGTGTGCAGGCAatgaattattcttttgtatgTTATATCTGATCCATTTCACCTCTGGCCCCTTAGGCAAGTGACTTCATTATTCTAATATTCCATTTTTGCTGAGATTTCCTTCCTGTTGTTTGGAGAAtgacttaaccctttccctcccaaggggctccccattgacaagtaaaatcggctggcgttagacagagtaaaacctgtaagtgccatttggcacttttgggagggaaagggttaatcaATTTTTAAGCGAATAATTTCTATGTACAGTTTAGGCGCATCACATAAGTTCTCAGGCAGGACACAAATGTTGCGTGCTTGTGTATCTGCCACAACAGTACCATTGAGGACTCTTTTTCAAGGTTAAGTTAAGAATTCTGTCAAATTCTTGTAACTTTAGCCAAGCATCATTCTCTAGAGCACTCATTTAATTACTCCATTTATTTCCAAATCATCTaatctatttattttattgtagtATCAGTGGGGAATATTTCTTTTGGTCTGTGGGTGGCAATGGCCTGGCTGACTCTGCCCATCTGCATTGTAAAGCAAATTATCAGTGTCATTCAGCTCATAGTGGCTTGCATCAACACTGCAAACTTGGATGAAAGTGAACGAGAGAAGATCAATAAATGACTCAACTGACGGTGGACGATGGTAAGGAGAGTAAGGGAAGCAGCTAacacaacctcgttcccagggtctttcatttTAACGCCTGGGGCCCAGGCATTAAgatgagagaccctgggaacgaggttgcagcTAACAGTGTTGGTGTGACATTTAGCCACaaccaacaacaaagaaaggtCATTGTATCATGGTTTGAAATGGGAAGGTGCCATTATGTTTGAAAGTTATGTGATGTGCAAAGCTGCAATATAATGCAACatgcagaaaacaaaaagcataaaaCAATTAGCACGTATATTTAGTTTTGGGTTTTCCTTGTTTCATTAACATGTGTGTATCTGTTGGTAAGTATGATGACAGATttggttttttctttattcagcATTACTTCGAGTCtgcatttgcattttgcaTTAACCTCTTCAGATGCAATTTTGGTAAATGGATGAAGCAGCTACGGATAAGTTTTTGAGGTTTCAACAGCCAAACATCTGTGGTCGAGCGTTTGAAGCCTAAAATACACAGTATAAAGATAAGTGGACTGTTGATGTTTTTCAACGTTGGCAAGCTATGGGCAAGATAAAATTCCCTGCACTAGAGATGAGGAGTGTGTTTAAAGATTATGATTTTCATTGCGTACAAGGTCTAGAAAGAGAGACCATAGGTCCTGTCCACCTTGTATGTGGtagaatatttaacaattagactacgagcctgagttttctacgagcagatagtcaacgaggcgcagccaaGTTGGCTATTGCttgtagaaaacgagggcgagtagtctaattgttttagtataaatttactct contains:
- the LOC141894849 gene encoding CDP-diacylglycerol--inositol 3-phosphatidyltransferase-like produces the protein MKENVFLFIPNLIGYARIVLAISSFYFMPTDYVLTTITYLTSGLLDAFDGYAARYFNQSTMFGAMLDMLTDRCVTTALQVMLALFYPNYTFVFQILICLDISSHWIHVQSSLLKGGASHKKIDLSGNFFLRIYYHSRVVLFLMCAGNELFFCMLYLIHFTSGPLVSVGNISFGLWVAMAWLTLPICIVKQIISVIQLIVACINTANLDESEREKINK